A stretch of the Thiomicrorhabdus xiamenensis genome encodes the following:
- the atpD gene encoding F0F1 ATP synthase subunit beta encodes MMNGKIVQVIGAVVDVEFKGADLPKIYDALIVEETGLTIEVQQQIGDDTVRGIAMGASDGLKRGMSVKNTGEAISVPVGKATLGRIFDVLGNAIDMAGPVEAEQKMVIHREAPAFDELAASQDLLETGVKVIDLICPFAKGGKVGLFGGAGVGKTVNMMELIRNIAIEHSGYSVFAGVGERTREGNDFYYEMEESDVLDKVALVYGQMNEPPGNRLRVALTGLTMAEFFRDEGRDVLFFVDNIYRYTLAGTEVSALLGRLPSAVGYQPNLAEEMGQVQERITSTKTGSITSIQAVYVPADDLTDPAPATTFAHLDATVVLNRGIAEQGIYPAIDPLDSTSRQLDPLVVGQEHYEVARNVQQTLQRYKELKDIIAILGMDELSEEDRNLVARARKMQRFFSQPYFVAKVFTGEDGRYVPLKETIRGFKMIASGELDDVPEKAFMYAGDIDEVLEKAKKYQG; translated from the coding sequence ATTATGAACGGAAAAATCGTACAGGTTATCGGCGCCGTTGTAGACGTCGAGTTTAAAGGTGCTGATTTACCAAAAATCTATGACGCGTTGATTGTTGAAGAAACCGGTCTAACGATCGAAGTTCAACAGCAGATCGGTGATGACACTGTTCGCGGTATCGCGATGGGTGCTTCTGACGGTCTTAAGCGTGGCATGTCTGTTAAAAATACTGGTGAAGCGATTTCAGTACCAGTAGGTAAAGCAACACTAGGTCGTATCTTCGACGTTCTTGGTAACGCGATCGATATGGCTGGTCCAGTAGAAGCTGAGCAGAAAATGGTTATTCACCGTGAAGCTCCAGCATTTGACGAGCTAGCGGCTTCTCAAGATCTACTAGAAACAGGTGTTAAAGTTATCGACCTTATCTGTCCTTTCGCGAAAGGTGGTAAAGTTGGTCTATTCGGTGGTGCCGGTGTTGGTAAAACCGTAAACATGATGGAGCTTATCCGTAACATCGCTATCGAGCACAGTGGTTACTCTGTATTCGCTGGTGTTGGTGAGCGTACTCGTGAAGGTAACGACTTCTACTACGAGATGGAAGAGTCAGACGTACTTGACAAAGTTGCCCTGGTATATGGTCAGATGAATGAGCCACCAGGTAACCGTCTACGTGTTGCTCTTACTGGTCTAACAATGGCTGAGTTCTTCCGTGATGAAGGTCGTGATGTTCTATTCTTCGTTGATAACATCTACCGTTACACACTAGCTGGTACTGAGGTATCTGCACTTCTAGGTCGTCTACCGTCTGCGGTAGGTTACCAGCCTAACCTAGCTGAAGAGATGGGTCAGGTTCAGGAGCGTATCACTTCAACTAAGACTGGTTCGATCACGTCTATCCAAGCGGTATATGTACCTGCGGATGACTTGACTGACCCTGCTCCAGCTACTACCTTCGCTCACTTGGATGCGACTGTTGTACTTAACCGTGGTATCGCTGAACAGGGTATCTACCCTGCGATCGATCCACTAGACTCTACTTCACGTCAGCTTGACCCTCTAGTTGTTGGTCAGGAGCACTATGAAGTTGCACGTAACGTTCAGCAAACGCTACAACGTTATAAAGAGTTGAAAGACATCATCGCGATCCTAGGTATGGATGAACTTTCTGAAGAAGACCGCAACTTGGTTGCACGTGCTCGTAAGATGCAGCGTTTCTTCTCTCAGCCATACTTCGTAGCGAAAGTTTTCACTGGTGAAGATGGTCGTTATGTTCCACTGAAAGAAACTATCCGTGGATTCAAAATGATCGCATCTGGTGAACTGGACGACGTTCCTGAAAAAGCGTTTATGTACGCTGGGGACATCGACGAAGTTCTAGAGAAAGCGAAAAAATACCAAGGGTAA
- a CDS encoding F0F1 ATP synthase subunit epsilon — protein MAVSMQVDVVSAEGLIFSGKAEQVFAQAADGEVGILPHHTQFLSSLKPGAVRVVTGDEEGIFYVNGGIIEIQPSVVTILADTAIRAADLDQAQAEEAKRAAEEAMENAKSETDIARAQIELAEAVGQIQAISKMRDRLHKTGLA, from the coding sequence ATGGCAGTCTCAATGCAAGTAGATGTTGTTAGTGCGGAGGGTTTAATCTTCTCTGGTAAAGCAGAGCAGGTCTTCGCACAGGCTGCCGATGGTGAGGTTGGTATCCTTCCTCACCATACCCAGTTTTTAAGCTCGCTTAAGCCGGGCGCAGTTCGCGTTGTTACTGGTGACGAAGAAGGTATCTTCTACGTTAACGGCGGCATTATCGAAATTCAGCCAAGTGTAGTGACTATCCTTGCGGATACCGCTATTCGCGCAGCTGACCTAGATCAAGCTCAAGCTGAAGAAGCTAAGCGCGCAGCTGAAGAAGCCATGGAAAATGCTAAATCTGAAACCGATATTGCTCGTGCTCAGATTGAACTTGCAGAAGCCGTTGGCCAAATTCAAGCGATCAGCAAAATGCGCGATCGTTTGCATAAGACTGGGTTGGCTTAA
- the ubiA gene encoding 4-hydroxybenzoate octaprenyltransferase has translation MSPKLQAYIDLTRLNRPIGIYLVLWPALWALWIAADGMPDLWILTVFILGSVLMRSAGCVINDYADRNFDGQVARTCCRPLATGVLSSKEALGFFALLCLFAFGLVLTLNALTIWLSFAAVALAALYPFMKRHTYWPQAFLGAAFAWAIPMAFAAVSGEVPAAAWLLYAATLVWSLIYDTAYAVGDMPDDLKVGIKSTAILFGDKLVYWIGFFELLMLALLYFAGQAFELGILYYGGLAIAALWFAYDLKRLASGCAQTAFRVFLQNHWVGVIILAGIILDKACS, from the coding sequence ATGTCGCCGAAACTGCAAGCTTATATCGACCTGACCCGCCTTAATCGTCCCATTGGGATTTATCTGGTTTTGTGGCCCGCTTTGTGGGCGCTATGGATTGCCGCCGACGGCATGCCGGATTTATGGATTCTAACGGTGTTTATTCTCGGCTCGGTGCTGATGCGATCGGCCGGATGTGTCATTAACGATTATGCGGATCGAAACTTCGATGGTCAGGTTGCTCGCACCTGCTGCCGTCCGTTGGCGACTGGCGTTTTAAGTTCCAAAGAGGCTTTGGGCTTTTTTGCGCTACTCTGCCTGTTTGCTTTCGGGCTGGTCTTAACGCTTAATGCTCTGACGATTTGGCTCTCTTTCGCTGCGGTTGCTCTGGCCGCACTTTATCCTTTTATGAAACGTCACACCTACTGGCCGCAAGCCTTTCTGGGGGCGGCTTTCGCATGGGCGATTCCAATGGCCTTTGCAGCCGTGAGCGGAGAGGTTCCGGCCGCAGCCTGGCTGTTGTATGCAGCAACACTGGTCTGGTCTCTGATTTACGATACGGCTTATGCTGTCGGTGATATGCCGGACGATTTGAAAGTCGGGATTAAATCGACGGCGATTCTGTTCGGCGATAAGTTAGTCTATTGGATCGGCTTTTTTGAGCTTCTGATGCTGGCGCTGTTATATTTTGCCGGTCAGGCATTCGAGCTGGGCATTCTGTATTACGGGGGGCTGGCGATTGCCGCTTTGTGGTTTGCATATGACCTCAAGCGCTTGGCCTCGGGGTGTGCACAAACTGCTTTCAGAGTATTCCTGCAGAATCACTGGGTTGGCGTTATTATTCTTGCCGGTATTATTCTCGACAAAGCCTGTTCGTGA
- a CDS encoding ferritin: MLSKKIKKLLNRQVNAEFYASNIYLQMCAWAEAEGLDGAAEFFRGHSLEEREHMDKIFNYMAECGAPVTIEEIPKPPSEYDNLMEVLKAAFKHEKKVTAMIKQIAKTAFEKEDYTTFNFIEWFIAEQHEEEVLFGKVLGKAEMLGFTGEPGQTLHIMDSYLKRLAAAH, translated from the coding sequence ATGTTAAGTAAAAAGATCAAAAAGCTGTTGAACAGACAGGTAAACGCGGAGTTTTACGCTTCGAATATTTATCTTCAGATGTGTGCCTGGGCAGAGGCCGAAGGTCTGGACGGAGCGGCGGAGTTTTTTCGCGGCCACAGTCTTGAAGAGCGCGAGCATATGGACAAGATTTTTAACTATATGGCCGAGTGTGGTGCACCGGTCACGATCGAAGAGATTCCGAAACCGCCTAGCGAATACGACAATCTGATGGAAGTGCTCAAAGCGGCGTTCAAACACGAGAAAAAAGTGACCGCGATGATTAAGCAGATCGCTAAAACCGCATTTGAAAAAGAAGACTATACGACGTTCAATTTCATCGAATGGTTCATTGCCGAACAGCATGAAGAAGAGGTTTTGTTCGGTAAGGTTCTTGGCAAGGCGGAAATGCTCGGTTTTACCGGCGAGCCTGGGCAGACGCTACACATTATGGATAGCTATTTGAAGCGTTTGGCCGCAGCGCATTAA
- a CDS encoding GGDEF domain-containing protein encodes MRRSTALFVTLMILLLVLVTVALGWRVQVEKRQFIEHQHFIMRKQAEITAKDIEARVNALRDSMIAISLDDLWLRELETFHSIDELQKSLFERFKLYFPSMIGFGIADEHGEILWSNLDFFVSDVCRQDLEKSAEILSLQTQYYDYKTYLHPQPGNYHFDMIFPVLWNQKKLVFFMSFSPKPLSEALRESQISQHEVYLLRSDRQGLIEVTTEGTRETLSRPYFLQEDELRRVAAKVAVSNTLWEVAVVENPLILKRFAQHLIWHAAVVWGVFVVLWLGLLWFAMHHEKHQGHLFKRLNHLSMHDELTGLANRRMLIQGAGEALKNLQNEGIQSGLMYLDLDDFKPVNDRYGHDMGDKLLQAFAIRLQKYTRIDDLVARLGGDEFVIMFQGLATPPESAVAQLRDMTERYQSLLNEPYEIDGKQIVCHISIGWILLLPQMEGADEILRQADKAMYQQKKRNKQAREQI; translated from the coding sequence ATGCGTCGCTCAACCGCTCTATTTGTCACCCTGATGATTTTGCTGCTGGTATTGGTTACAGTCGCTTTGGGATGGCGCGTGCAAGTCGAAAAGCGGCAATTTATCGAGCATCAGCACTTTATTATGCGCAAGCAGGCTGAAATCACCGCCAAAGATATTGAAGCTCGGGTGAATGCATTGCGTGACAGCATGATCGCCATTTCACTGGATGATTTATGGCTCAGAGAGCTGGAAACCTTTCACAGCATCGACGAACTGCAGAAGTCGCTGTTTGAACGCTTCAAACTTTATTTTCCTTCAATGATCGGATTCGGTATCGCCGATGAGCATGGCGAAATTCTATGGTCGAATCTGGATTTCTTTGTCAGTGACGTTTGTCGTCAGGACCTGGAAAAAAGCGCCGAGATCTTAAGTCTGCAAACGCAATACTACGACTACAAGACCTATCTCCATCCTCAACCCGGCAACTACCATTTCGATATGATTTTTCCGGTCCTCTGGAATCAGAAGAAACTGGTCTTTTTTATGAGTTTCAGTCCCAAGCCTCTGTCCGAAGCGCTCAGGGAGAGCCAAATTTCTCAGCACGAAGTGTATTTGTTGAGAAGCGACCGTCAAGGATTGATTGAAGTGACCACCGAAGGCACGCGAGAGACTTTAAGCAGGCCCTATTTCCTGCAGGAAGATGAACTCCGCAGGGTGGCTGCTAAGGTAGCGGTTTCCAATACACTATGGGAGGTGGCCGTTGTTGAAAATCCGCTGATTCTAAAACGTTTTGCTCAGCATCTTATTTGGCACGCCGCAGTCGTCTGGGGTGTTTTCGTCGTGCTTTGGCTGGGGCTGTTATGGTTTGCGATGCATCATGAAAAACATCAAGGGCATTTGTTTAAACGCCTGAACCATCTTTCCATGCATGACGAACTGACTGGCTTGGCCAATCGCAGAATGCTGATTCAAGGAGCAGGGGAAGCGCTGAAAAATTTACAGAATGAAGGCATTCAGTCCGGATTGATGTATTTGGATCTGGATGATTTTAAACCGGTAAATGACCGCTATGGGCATGATATGGGTGATAAGTTGTTACAGGCGTTTGCCATTCGGCTCCAGAAATATACCCGTATCGATGATCTGGTTGCCCGTTTGGGGGGCGATGAGTTCGTGATTATGTTTCAGGGACTGGCGACACCTCCGGAATCGGCGGTTGCTCAATTGCGTGATATGACTGAACGTTATCAGAGTTTATTGAACGAGCCCTATGAGATTGACGGCAAGCAGATCGTTTGCCATATCAGTATCGGTTGGATTCTTCTGTTGCCGCAAATGGAGGGTGCCGACGAGATTCTCAGGCAGGCCGATAAAGCGATGTATCAGCAGAAAAAGCGCAATAAACAGGCTCGAGAGCAGATTTAG
- a CDS encoding HAD family hydrolase — MARLVVIDLDGTLLNSDHQVGDLTVRTLQALYASGAELMIATGRHFQDVYLIAQKIKVPVSFITSNGARIHDHHGRLLYENHIPQELVARVLDISADYAVHRNIYQGDVWLVEEENEPLLDIHKASGFEYQRVDFSELDPEHIDKFYFNAPHAKLVPLERKLKDALGDQLYITFTTEIYLEVMNKGVSKGTALAQLCAERGIDASEVMAFGDGFNDIDMLQWVGRPVVMANANEALKEQLPYADQALSNAEEGVALYLQQNLLEVKAL, encoded by the coding sequence ATGGCTCGATTGGTTGTAATAGATTTAGATGGGACCTTATTAAATTCAGACCACCAGGTTGGTGATTTGACTGTTCGAACTCTGCAGGCGTTATATGCCAGTGGTGCCGAACTGATGATTGCCACCGGCCGTCATTTTCAGGATGTCTATCTGATTGCCCAGAAGATTAAAGTGCCGGTCAGCTTCATCACCTCCAACGGAGCTCGTATTCACGATCACCACGGCAGACTGCTGTACGAAAATCATATTCCGCAAGAGCTGGTTGCCAGAGTATTAGATATCTCAGCAGACTATGCCGTGCATCGAAATATCTATCAGGGCGATGTCTGGTTGGTTGAAGAGGAAAACGAGCCGTTGCTGGATATACACAAGGCATCCGGCTTTGAGTATCAGCGGGTAGATTTTTCCGAGCTTGACCCCGAGCACATCGACAAATTCTACTTCAATGCACCCCATGCCAAACTGGTTCCGCTTGAGCGCAAATTAAAGGACGCTTTGGGAGATCAGCTTTACATCACCTTCACTACGGAAATCTATCTGGAGGTTATGAACAAGGGTGTTTCCAAAGGGACAGCGCTCGCCCAGCTTTGTGCCGAGAGAGGCATCGACGCTTCCGAGGTGATGGCTTTCGGCGACGGCTTTAACGATATTGATATGTTGCAGTGGGTGGGACGTCCGGTGGTCATGGCCAATGCTAATGAGGCTCTGAAAGAGCAGCTTCCGTATGCTGACCAGGCGTTAAGTAATGCCGAGGAGGGGGTGGCGCTCTATTTGCAACAGAATCTGCTGGAGGTTAAGGCTCTGTAG
- a CDS encoding chorismate--pyruvate lyase family protein: protein MPLSGSTPAEKRWYADALLSRITEQPRQKSWLRTPKSLTRRIRQHCPQMQVKVLKQAFALAYEDERQALGLQTHQRVWIREVLLQCDGQDWVFARTVIPYFESGNPWLMLQKLGTQPLGEILFDIKQICRSDFRFQHFPKQRLPLDASLRHARRSVFWHDTHSDFPLLLTEVFLHRMP, encoded by the coding sequence ATGCCTTTGAGTGGATCAACCCCGGCGGAGAAGCGATGGTATGCGGATGCCTTGCTAAGCCGCATTACAGAGCAGCCACGACAGAAATCCTGGTTGCGTACGCCAAAGTCGCTGACGCGTAGAATTCGCCAACACTGTCCGCAGATGCAGGTTAAAGTCCTGAAACAGGCATTCGCCTTGGCCTATGAAGACGAACGCCAGGCGCTTGGGTTGCAAACGCATCAGCGGGTATGGATCAGAGAGGTCTTACTGCAATGTGACGGACAAGATTGGGTCTTTGCACGTACCGTGATCCCCTATTTCGAAAGCGGTAACCCTTGGCTGATGCTGCAGAAACTTGGCACCCAGCCTCTCGGAGAAATTCTGTTTGATATCAAACAGATCTGCCGCAGCGATTTCCGTTTTCAGCATTTTCCCAAGCAGCGTTTACCGCTGGATGCCTCTTTACGGCACGCCAGACGTTCTGTTTTCTGGCATGATACCCATAGCGATTTCCCGCTACTGCTGACCGAAGTTTTCCTGCATCGAATGCCGTAG
- a CDS encoding HDOD domain-containing protein yields MPTYGTQVQVARELIKQIDIPILPDELVQLQQLLQEHEMPSIKKLVELISRNPYLAAELISLANTSLFNSKMIPVRDLESALFRLGINNLRDYVTSIHIKKNFLENSISGLSYHSQIIAEITSLIALETNLLKPSEAYLLGLIHDIGAFAIHKMDESYGMTFHQSHKSFHAANDRDYKKYGTSHSALGYVIAHELHLPKIIANTILLHHEQHTQRIKEPALRRNVALLKMAHFLEMDLRIKNSKQGNSHRNSANEQEQIERCLAVLGLNQEHLKQLDSRLAQLNP; encoded by the coding sequence ATGCCTACCTATGGAACTCAGGTTCAAGTTGCCCGCGAATTAATTAAGCAGATCGATATTCCAATCCTTCCTGACGAGCTCGTTCAGTTGCAACAACTCCTGCAAGAACATGAGATGCCGAGCATAAAGAAACTGGTCGAGCTGATCAGCCGCAACCCCTATCTTGCCGCGGAACTCATCTCTCTGGCCAATACCTCGCTTTTCAATAGTAAGATGATTCCCGTACGAGATCTCGAAAGTGCGCTTTTCCGGCTTGGGATTAACAATCTGCGCGATTACGTAACCTCGATACATATTAAAAAGAATTTTCTGGAAAATTCTATTAGCGGCTTGAGTTACCACAGCCAGATAATCGCTGAAATCACCAGTCTAATCGCACTCGAAACCAATTTGCTTAAACCTTCAGAAGCGTATCTGCTCGGTTTAATTCACGATATCGGTGCTTTTGCCATTCACAAGATGGATGAAAGTTACGGCATGACGTTCCATCAAAGCCACAAGAGTTTCCACGCTGCCAACGATCGGGACTACAAAAAATACGGTACTTCTCATAGCGCCCTCGGTTATGTGATTGCCCACGAGCTGCATCTTCCGAAAATAATTGCCAATACTATTCTTCTGCACCACGAACAACATACCCAACGGATAAAAGAGCCTGCTCTGCGCAGAAACGTTGCCTTGCTCAAAATGGCGCACTTTCTGGAAATGGATTTACGTATCAAGAACTCCAAACAGGGGAATTCTCACCGCAACAGCGCCAACGAACAGGAACAGATCGAACGCTGTTTAGCCGTACTGGGGCTCAACCAAGAGCATCTGAAGCAACTCGACTCGCGTCTGGCACAACTGAACCCTTAA
- a CDS encoding ATP-dependent DNA helicase RecG, with translation MLESNSLDTLKGVGPKQLEKLHKLGLFTIQDMLLHLPLRYQDKTRLTPIDSLLVGVEAQTEGTIISQAMTRGGRNSLLVTIQSPGGACLTLRFFHYHYRQAQSFTRGKTVRVYGEVRSGPNGLEMVHPHYQFINLENPKPLDSTLTPVYPTTEGLGQPSIIKLITQALDLVKSSPLPELLPPDLLQELQLPDLNQAIVTLHQPQASDDLVSIKQFCHPAQQRLIIEELISQQIGLQKLRQEEQKRLAPAFPPSQKVNALLASLPFSLTGAQQRVLDEIGQDLKRQHPMQRLVQGDVGSGKTVVAAIAAIQAAEAGYQVAIMAPTEILAEQHLNAFQEWLEPLDISVAWLNGRMKAAEKRLMLAQVESGEANVVVGTHALFQDAVNFNNLGLVIIDEQHRFGVHQRLTLQQKGQKIVLEGEDSAALQDATSEGDVLPQFKAHEGTDAQLAQSASEPFNPESNKEAVGDNLLKVAADKSYNDGFLSQIEADEEPGAQCTQGVHEQRKAESNNDLAQKDKLEVHPHQLIMTATPIPRTLAMTAYGDLDLSVIDELPPGRKPIETAVMSTTKRDELMEHLYAKCTQGVQAYWVCPLIEESELLHAQAAEVTATQFTDRWPDLRVGLVHGRLKGEEKALVMNAFKRHDLDLLVATTVIEVGVNVPNASLMIIENAERLGLAQLHQLRGRVGRGEKQSHCVLLYQPPLSTTGKARLNIMRDTNDGFRIAEEDLKIRGPGEILGTRQTGGLQLRIADLQRDARFIPLAQEYSALMLHNDPQRVDALQHRWIGHRVEYQNA, from the coding sequence ATGTTAGAAAGCAATTCACTGGATACCCTAAAAGGGGTTGGTCCGAAACAACTGGAAAAACTGCATAAACTTGGATTGTTTACGATCCAGGATATGCTGCTTCATCTGCCGTTGCGCTATCAGGATAAAACCCGACTGACGCCGATTGACTCTCTTCTGGTAGGCGTCGAAGCGCAGACCGAAGGAACCATTATTTCCCAAGCGATGACGCGTGGCGGACGTAACAGCCTGTTGGTTACCATCCAGTCACCCGGCGGAGCCTGTCTGACACTGCGTTTCTTTCACTATCATTACCGCCAGGCACAGAGTTTCACCCGCGGGAAAACCGTACGTGTCTACGGCGAAGTCCGTTCCGGCCCGAATGGTCTGGAAATGGTGCACCCCCACTACCAGTTTATTAATCTGGAAAACCCGAAACCTCTGGACAGCACTCTGACACCGGTTTACCCGACGACAGAAGGACTCGGACAACCGAGCATCATCAAACTGATTACTCAAGCGTTGGATCTTGTAAAATCTTCGCCGCTTCCGGAATTACTACCGCCTGATCTTTTACAGGAACTGCAATTACCGGATCTCAACCAGGCCATAGTCACCCTGCATCAACCACAGGCGTCGGATGACCTTGTATCCATTAAACAGTTTTGCCATCCCGCGCAACAGCGCCTGATTATTGAGGAATTAATCAGTCAGCAGATCGGTTTGCAGAAACTGCGTCAGGAAGAACAAAAACGCCTTGCCCCCGCCTTTCCGCCGAGCCAAAAAGTGAATGCATTGCTCGCCTCTCTGCCGTTTTCGCTGACCGGAGCCCAGCAGAGAGTTCTGGATGAAATCGGTCAGGATTTAAAACGGCAACATCCGATGCAGCGTCTGGTGCAGGGCGACGTCGGTTCGGGGAAAACCGTCGTTGCCGCCATTGCAGCCATCCAGGCCGCGGAAGCCGGCTATCAGGTGGCAATCATGGCGCCGACCGAAATTCTGGCTGAACAGCACCTCAATGCGTTTCAGGAGTGGCTGGAACCACTGGATATTTCGGTCGCCTGGTTAAACGGGCGCATGAAAGCGGCCGAAAAACGGCTGATGCTGGCGCAGGTGGAAAGCGGCGAAGCCAACGTCGTCGTCGGAACGCACGCGCTGTTTCAGGATGCGGTCAACTTTAATAACCTCGGCCTTGTCATTATCGATGAACAGCATCGTTTTGGTGTCCACCAACGGCTGACATTGCAGCAAAAAGGGCAAAAAATCGTTCTAGAAGGCGAAGATAGCGCAGCACTGCAGGACGCTACTTCAGAGGGAGATGTTTTACCTCAGTTCAAGGCCCATGAAGGAACCGACGCTCAGTTGGCTCAAAGTGCCAGTGAGCCTTTTAATCCTGAAAGCAACAAAGAAGCAGTGGGAGATAATTTGCTCAAGGTCGCGGCAGATAAATCCTATAACGACGGATTTTTAAGTCAGATTGAGGCGGACGAAGAACCCGGAGCGCAGTGTACTCAAGGTGTACATGAGCAACGGAAGGCTGAGTCCAACAATGATCTGGCTCAAAAAGACAAGTTAGAGGTGCATCCACACCAATTGATTATGACCGCGACACCTATTCCAAGGACTCTGGCCATGACCGCCTACGGCGATCTCGATCTCTCGGTAATTGATGAGTTACCACCGGGCCGAAAACCCATCGAAACCGCCGTTATGAGTACGACCAAGCGTGATGAACTGATGGAACACCTGTATGCCAAATGTACGCAGGGTGTGCAGGCATACTGGGTTTGCCCGTTGATCGAGGAATCGGAACTGCTGCATGCCCAAGCGGCAGAGGTGACGGCCACGCAATTTACCGACCGCTGGCCTGACCTGCGGGTCGGTCTGGTTCACGGCCGTTTGAAAGGAGAAGAAAAAGCGCTGGTCATGAATGCATTCAAACGGCATGATCTTGACCTGCTGGTCGCGACAACCGTGATAGAGGTCGGTGTAAATGTTCCGAATGCCAGCCTGATGATTATCGAAAATGCCGAACGTCTGGGACTGGCTCAACTGCATCAGCTACGCGGCCGGGTTGGTCGAGGCGAAAAACAGAGCCACTGTGTGCTGCTCTATCAGCCGCCTTTGTCGACCACCGGCAAGGCACGATTAAATATTATGCGCGACACCAATGACGGCTTTAGAATTGCCGAAGAAGACCTTAAAATCCGCGGACCGGGCGAAATTCTCGGTACGCGTCAGACTGGAGGGCTTCAGCTGCGAATCGCCGACCTGCAACGTGACGCACGCTTTATTCCTCTTGCCCAAGAATACAGCGCCTTAATGCTGCATAATGATCCGCAAAGAGTCGACGCCCTGCAACATAGATGGATCGGCCATCGAGTCGAATACCAGAATGCCTAG
- the glmU gene encoding bifunctional UDP-N-acetylglucosamine diphosphorylase/glucosamine-1-phosphate N-acetyltransferase GlmU — MALKVVILAAGKGTRMRSSLPKVLQPLAGQPLLQHVVNTAQCLQAEQILTVVGHQSHLVEEAMAEQGIYFVAQTEQLGTGHAVQQVVPEIDDMDTVLVLYGDVPLTAQTTLEDLLALVSEQHPLALLTINLDNPTGYGRIVRDQHLAVQAIVEQKDASTEQLAIQEVNTGILAAKGAHLKAWLGKLSNENAQGEYYLTDIIAMCVADGYTVQTTQPAAEIEVLGVNDKAQLQALERQYQMQLANQLMTQGVTLIDASRLDIRGSVTVGQDVQIDANVIFEGDVILGDNVQVGANCILKSVTIAAGTVIHPFSHLEECVVGEKVSVGPYARLRPGTDLADEVRIGNFVETKKAKIGKGSKVNHLSYVGDTLMGSGCNVGAGTITCNYDGVNKHLTEIGDNVFVGSDTQLVAPVKVGDGATIGAGSTITKEAPAEMLTLSRSKQLTIKNWAKPVKK, encoded by the coding sequence ATGGCATTAAAAGTCGTCATTCTTGCTGCGGGTAAAGGGACCCGTATGCGTTCTTCTTTACCGAAAGTTCTCCAGCCGCTTGCGGGTCAGCCGCTATTGCAGCATGTCGTGAATACGGCGCAGTGTCTGCAAGCGGAGCAGATATTGACTGTGGTCGGTCATCAGTCACATCTGGTTGAAGAAGCGATGGCGGAGCAGGGTATTTATTTTGTTGCCCAGACAGAACAGTTAGGTACGGGGCATGCGGTTCAACAGGTGGTGCCTGAGATCGACGACATGGATACCGTTTTAGTTTTATATGGGGATGTCCCACTCACTGCGCAAACGACGCTTGAAGACTTGTTAGCGCTCGTTTCTGAGCAACACCCTCTGGCACTGTTGACCATTAATCTTGATAATCCGACCGGCTACGGACGCATTGTTCGTGACCAACACCTGGCGGTTCAAGCCATTGTCGAACAGAAGGACGCGAGCACCGAACAGCTGGCGATTCAGGAAGTGAACACTGGTATTCTGGCGGCTAAAGGCGCTCACTTGAAAGCCTGGCTGGGCAAGCTTAGCAATGAGAATGCCCAGGGTGAATATTATCTGACGGATATTATCGCCATGTGCGTTGCCGACGGTTATACGGTGCAAACCACGCAGCCGGCTGCGGAAATTGAAGTCTTGGGTGTGAATGACAAGGCGCAATTGCAGGCTTTAGAGCGCCAGTATCAAATGCAATTGGCGAATCAACTGATGACCCAGGGGGTGACTCTGATCGATGCTTCGCGCCTTGATATCCGCGGTTCGGTAACTGTGGGACAAGACGTACAGATCGATGCGAACGTTATCTTTGAAGGGGATGTGATTCTCGGCGATAACGTCCAAGTCGGCGCCAATTGTATTTTAAAAAGTGTCACCATTGCAGCCGGTACGGTTATTCATCCGTTTAGCCATCTTGAAGAGTGTGTCGTGGGTGAGAAGGTCTCTGTCGGCCCTTATGCTCGATTGCGCCCTGGCACGGATCTGGCTGATGAAGTTCGTATCGGAAACTTTGTCGAGACCAAAAAGGCAAAAATCGGCAAGGGATCCAAAGTCAATCATTTAAGTTATGTCGGCGATACCCTGATGGGATCAGGCTGTAACGTAGGAGCCGGCACAATTACCTGTAATTATGACGGCGTCAATAAACACCTGACGGAAATCGGCGATAACGTTTTTGTCGGCTCCGACACTCAACTTGTTGCACCAGTAAAGGTGGGGGATGGTGCCACGATTGGTGCAGGATCCACCATTACCAAAGAGGCGCCCGCCGAAATGCTGACATTGTCTCGCTCCAAACAGTTAACCATTAAAAATTGGGCCAAGCCGGTTAAAAAATAG